In Terriglobia bacterium, one DNA window encodes the following:
- a CDS encoding sugar porter family MFS transporter has product MRLSGTLIRSAIVAALGGLLFGFDTAVISGTTDWLRTVFGLSNFMLGFTVASALIGTIIGSISVGKPADAFGRREVLFILASLFFVSALGCGMAWGWGMFLAFRFIGGLAVGGASVVSPLYIAEISPAQYRGRLVAITQFNIVLGILLAYLSNYVIGTLHLGANECRWMFGVMAVPAAAFFLLLFGTPQSPRWLLAKGREDEARTVLLKCGTDTGNVEEEIKDIKASLDLKHYTLAEPFYQAKYLRPIMLAVAIAAFNQLSGINALIYYTSHIFKMAGYDKTDALLQSVVIGFTNLIFTIAAMTVIDHFGRRKLMLVGSVGYIVSLSAAAYSFYTGTAAKLLLISLIVFIASHAFGQGAVIWVFIGEVFPNRVRARGQALGSFVHWVMAALISWTFPIIAAQSGGHTFAFYAICCVGQLIWVILVMPETKGISLEKIQQKMGIA; this is encoded by the coding sequence ATGAGACTGAGTGGGACCTTGATACGCAGCGCGATCGTGGCCGCTCTGGGCGGCCTGCTTTTTGGCTTCGACACGGCCGTCATCTCCGGCACCACCGACTGGCTCAGAACCGTATTTGGCCTGAGCAACTTCATGCTCGGTTTCACCGTGGCCAGCGCGTTGATCGGGACGATCATCGGCTCGATCTCGGTGGGCAAGCCGGCGGACGCCTTCGGACGACGTGAAGTTCTTTTCATCCTGGCCTCTTTGTTTTTCGTTTCCGCTCTCGGATGCGGCATGGCGTGGGGCTGGGGGATGTTCCTGGCCTTCCGATTCATCGGCGGTCTGGCCGTGGGAGGCGCTTCGGTGGTCTCGCCGCTCTACATCGCCGAAATTTCACCTGCGCAATACCGCGGGCGCCTGGTGGCCATTACTCAGTTCAACATCGTGCTCGGCATCCTGCTGGCCTATCTGTCCAACTATGTCATCGGCACTCTGCATCTGGGCGCAAACGAGTGCCGCTGGATGTTCGGCGTGATGGCCGTGCCGGCGGCGGCATTTTTCCTGCTGCTTTTCGGGACGCCGCAGAGCCCCCGCTGGCTGCTGGCCAAGGGGCGGGAAGATGAGGCCCGGACCGTTCTGTTGAAGTGCGGCACCGACACCGGCAACGTGGAAGAAGAGATCAAGGACATCAAGGCCTCGCTCGACCTGAAGCATTACACGCTGGCAGAACCGTTTTACCAGGCGAAGTATCTCAGGCCGATCATGCTGGCCGTGGCTATCGCGGCATTCAACCAGCTCTCCGGGATCAATGCCCTGATCTACTACACGTCCCACATATTCAAGATGGCCGGCTACGACAAGACGGACGCTCTGCTGCAATCGGTGGTGATCGGCTTCACCAACCTGATCTTCACAATCGCCGCGATGACGGTCATCGATCACTTTGGGCGCAGGAAATTGATGCTGGTCGGCTCGGTCGGTTACATCGTAAGCCTGAGCGCAGCGGCCTATTCCTTTTACACCGGGACTGCCGCCAAGCTGCTGCTGATCAGTTTGATTGTCTTCATCGCCTCGCATGCGTTCGGCCAGGGCGCTGTGATCTGGGTGTTCATCGGCGAGGTTTTCCCCAATCGTGTCCGCGCCCGGGGCCAGGCGTTGGGCAGCTTTGTGCACTGGGTCATGGCGGCGCTGATTTCGTGGACGTTCCCGATAATCGCCGCTCAGTCGGGCGGGCACACCTTTGCTTTTTACGCCATCTGCTGCGTGGGTCAACTCATCTGGGTGATCCTCGTCATGCCTGAAACCAAGGGCATCTCATTGGAGAAGATTCAGCAGAAGATGGGCATCGCATAG
- a CDS encoding GntR family transcriptional regulator, protein MTAFPMPVILVDWGSEEPVYAQIARQIRARIASGELPAGTVLPSVRSIASDLGVNLNTVARAYRILEDERFVVIRDRAGARVASPARDADGAVIEGLNEELGVVLARMRQAGLSTSELRRRIERELSDLDARGGK, encoded by the coding sequence ATGACTGCCTTTCCGATGCCGGTGATCCTGGTGGATTGGGGTTCAGAAGAGCCGGTTTATGCCCAGATCGCGCGCCAGATCCGCGCGCGCATCGCTTCCGGTGAATTGCCGGCGGGCACCGTGCTCCCCTCGGTGCGCTCGATCGCATCCGATCTCGGGGTCAACCTCAACACGGTGGCGCGCGCGTATCGTATTCTCGAAGACGAGCGCTTCGTGGTGATTCGTGACCGCGCGGGCGCAAGGGTCGCGTCCCCCGCCCGGGATGCCGACGGGGCTGTCATCGAAGGATTGAACGAAGAGCTCGGCGTCGTGCTTGCGCGCATGCGACAGGCGGGGTTGAGCACTTCCGAGTTGCGCCGGCGCATCGAGCGTGAACTCTCTGATCTCGACGCGCGTGGAGGAAAGTAA
- a CDS encoding YIP1 family protein translates to MEETAAGSVEEAPQMNFFQRLTGIFFEPTKTFADISRKRSWFGMFLLICIVTIGVTYLLQYRMDPADMAVKSLAMSKPIMKKFMGPEQLAQLEEQAVKQASQPRSFFAKYSPIVTTPLAMYITYLVLAAIFLLVFLMTGAGITFRKAFTAAIWGMGPPAIVVTLLSVLFIFVKNPADLEIIPAYNVVSNLGMLVDANVHPAMNSLFSSIDLFSLWTIILLAIGFAAMSEKKLTPGKAATPIVVLWLIWVLLKMGFWAILG, encoded by the coding sequence ATGGAAGAAACCGCAGCGGGATCCGTTGAAGAAGCTCCACAGATGAATTTCTTTCAGAGGCTGACGGGCATTTTTTTTGAACCGACCAAGACGTTCGCGGACATCAGCCGGAAGCGATCCTGGTTCGGCATGTTCCTTTTGATCTGCATCGTCACGATCGGCGTTACTTACTTGCTGCAGTATCGTATGGACCCGGCCGACATGGCGGTCAAAAGCCTCGCGATGAGCAAGCCCATAATGAAGAAGTTCATGGGTCCGGAACAATTGGCGCAGCTCGAGGAGCAGGCCGTGAAGCAGGCGTCGCAGCCGCGTTCCTTCTTTGCGAAGTATTCCCCAATCGTAACTACTCCACTGGCGATGTATATCACGTATCTTGTGCTGGCCGCGATTTTCCTGCTCGTCTTCCTGATGACGGGGGCGGGGATTACTTTCCGGAAAGCGTTCACCGCGGCCATCTGGGGAATGGGCCCTCCCGCGATTGTGGTGACGTTGCTGAGTGTGCTTTTTATATTTGTGAAAAATCCCGCCGATCTCGAGATCATCCCTGCTTACAACGTGGTGAGCAATCTCGGCATGCTCGTGGACGCTAATGTACACCCGGCGATGAACAGCCTGTTTTCCTCGATCGACCTTTTCTCCCTGTGGACGATCATTCTTTTGGCGATCGGATTTGCGGCCATGTCGGAGAAGAAGCTCACGCCGGGGAAGGCAGCGACGCCCATCGTGGTCCTCTGGCTTATCTGGGTCCTCCTGAAAATGGGGTTTTGGGCGATCCTCGGCTGA
- a CDS encoding ASKHA domain-containing protein produces MSETVQIELMPQGTRVEVARGSAIADVLAAYGVEFPCGGSDLCGGCRVRVIAGTLLARIEDKCVFSEQELAQGWRLACRAHAETPLKLEVGQWTTPVLADSTRLEGGGRTGLGIAIDLGTTTIVAQILDLASGEVLAVATGLNPQCAHGADVMSRVLFSLSDPGLTPLIRQAIGGMVAEIVLDRGAEVREVVLVGNTVMHHLFAGIDVEPLSHAPFVPKDAGEQHFAPEQLGWALPPSCRVRFLPCLGGFVGSDILAGIVAVDLPAGDRLRVLIDLGTNGEIVLGNRSRMLCASTAAGPAFEAGSIRMGMRAASGAISHVFVREDALECHVIGNAPPRGVCGSGLVDAVAAGLDLGAILPGGGLANGAREFPVAGPVVLAQTDIRELQLAKAALASGLRLLLRRWGATHDDIEVVHLAGAFGNYVRIESAVRIGLLETAPCRINAAGNTALRGAKMMLLSPTPRPPVHVEHIPLASEPRFQDEFIACLQFPSV; encoded by the coding sequence GTGAGCGAAACCGTCCAAATCGAATTGATGCCGCAAGGCACGCGCGTCGAAGTGGCGCGCGGGTCCGCTATTGCGGACGTCCTGGCAGCCTATGGCGTCGAGTTTCCCTGCGGAGGCTCGGACCTGTGCGGTGGGTGCAGGGTGCGCGTCATCGCAGGCACGCTGCTGGCGCGGATCGAGGATAAGTGCGTCTTCAGCGAGCAGGAGCTGGCGCAGGGCTGGCGGCTGGCTTGTCGCGCCCATGCCGAAACGCCGCTGAAGCTCGAGGTCGGACAGTGGACCACCCCGGTTCTAGCCGACTCGACGCGGCTCGAGGGCGGCGGCCGCACCGGCCTCGGCATTGCGATTGACCTCGGCACGACCACGATCGTGGCGCAGATTCTTGACCTGGCCTCCGGCGAAGTGCTTGCGGTTGCCACCGGGCTGAATCCGCAGTGCGCCCACGGCGCCGATGTGATGAGCCGCGTGCTGTTCTCCCTGTCGGATCCGGGCCTGACGCCTCTGATCCGGCAAGCGATCGGCGGCATGGTAGCTGAGATTGTCCTGGATCGTGGTGCGGAGGTCAGGGAGGTCGTGCTGGTCGGAAACACGGTGATGCACCACCTGTTTGCCGGCATCGATGTCGAACCGCTCTCGCACGCGCCCTTTGTACCCAAGGATGCCGGCGAGCAGCACTTTGCGCCGGAACAACTCGGGTGGGCCCTGCCGCCCTCGTGCCGGGTCCGGTTCCTCCCGTGCCTGGGAGGATTCGTCGGTTCCGATATCCTGGCAGGAATCGTCGCGGTTGATTTGCCGGCCGGTGATCGCCTGCGCGTGCTCATCGATCTCGGCACCAACGGCGAGATCGTTCTGGGAAACCGCAGCCGGATGCTCTGCGCTTCGACCGCCGCCGGACCCGCATTCGAAGCCGGTTCGATCCGGATGGGAATGCGCGCCGCGAGCGGCGCCATCTCCCATGTGTTTGTCCGCGAGGACGCGCTCGAGTGCCACGTGATCGGCAATGCTCCGCCGCGCGGCGTCTGCGGCAGCGGACTCGTCGATGCGGTCGCGGCGGGGCTCGACCTGGGTGCGATCCTGCCCGGCGGGGGCCTTGCCAATGGGGCGCGCGAGTTTCCCGTCGCCGGACCGGTGGTGCTGGCCCAAACCGATATCCGCGAACTGCAGCTGGCGAAAGCTGCCCTCGCGTCGGGCCTGCGCCTGCTGCTCCGGCGCTGGGGAGCGACCCACGACGACATCGAAGTCGTTCACCTCGCCGGGGCCTTCGGCAACTATGTCCGCATCGAGAGCGCCGTCCGCATCGGACTGCTCGAGACCGCACCGTGCAGGATTAATGCCGCGGGCAATACCGCTCTGCGCGGCGCGAAAATGATGCTGCTTTCACCCACGCCGCGTCCCCCTGTTCATGTCGAGCACATCCCGCTCGCCTCCGAGCCGCGGTTCCAGGATGAATTCATCGCATGCCTCCAATTTCCCTCCGTCTAA
- a CDS encoding ROK family protein, with protein MAKRTTMKQMTIGIDVGGTKIAGGLVTATGRLIRSLVVPTLAEKGLKTSLGQVFCLIDLLVRQAGGKPGLRGIGICAPGPLNPKTGVVLTPPNLPGWRKVPLARLVQERFGLPVVVENDANAAGLAEVLIGAAVGCRDVFYVTVSTGIGTGVIIDRKIYHGKNGVAGEGGHVPIDYRSPYLCGCGTRGCIEALASGPGMARRARVLLEQEPGTPSLLRTLTKGDLSRITPEMIADAARRKDGIAGSILDETGFFLGVWLGGMVSLLDPEAVVIGGGVAQIGKPLFDKIRETVPHYTINRNFVPTLPILPAKLRKNVGIFGAASLFLPLA; from the coding sequence ATGGCCAAGAGGACGACGATGAAGCAGATGACGATCGGGATTGACGTCGGTGGCACCAAGATCGCGGGCGGCCTTGTGACCGCAACAGGGCGCCTGATCAGGTCTCTTGTGGTGCCGACACTGGCTGAAAAAGGTTTGAAGACCAGCCTGGGGCAGGTGTTCTGTTTGATTGATCTGCTGGTCAGGCAGGCAGGCGGAAAGCCTGGCCTCCGGGGGATCGGGATCTGCGCTCCCGGCCCGCTGAATCCCAAGACCGGAGTCGTGCTCACACCTCCCAATCTCCCGGGATGGCGCAAGGTTCCGCTGGCCCGGTTGGTGCAGGAACGGTTTGGCTTGCCGGTCGTGGTGGAGAATGACGCCAATGCTGCCGGTCTGGCCGAGGTGCTGATCGGGGCCGCCGTTGGTTGCCGGGATGTGTTCTATGTAACCGTCAGCACCGGCATCGGGACGGGTGTCATCATAGACAGGAAGATCTATCACGGCAAAAACGGCGTTGCCGGCGAAGGCGGGCACGTCCCGATTGACTACCGCAGCCCCTACCTCTGCGGCTGCGGCACACGCGGCTGCATTGAAGCGCTGGCTTCCGGTCCCGGGATGGCGCGCCGCGCCCGGGTCCTGCTCGAGCAGGAGCCGGGCACGCCGAGCCTGCTGCGCACTCTGACCAAAGGAGACCTGAGCAGGATCACTCCCGAAATGATTGCCGATGCCGCCCGGCGCAAGGATGGCATTGCCGGGTCGATCCTCGACGAGACGGGGTTTTTCCTGGGTGTCTGGTTGGGGGGGATGGTGTCACTGCTGGACCCCGAAGCAGTCGTGATCGGAGGCGGAGTTGCACAGATCGGGAAACCGTTGTTTGACAAGATTCGCGAGACGGTCCCGCACTACACCATCAATCGCAATTTTGTTCCCACGCTTCCGATCCTGCCCGCAAAACTGCGGAAGAACGTCGGCATATTCGGGGCCGCGAGCCTCTTCCTTCCTCTGGCGTGA